A window of Periophthalmus magnuspinnatus isolate fPerMag1 chromosome 21, fPerMag1.2.pri, whole genome shotgun sequence genomic DNA:
tgtcatgtaaaactTTTGTGGCTGCAGTGGCCGTACTAcccccttttctgaaacctggttgaaaatatgtatttaaataaactgcaactaacttttctaaaaattTTAGATATTGGCTTGAAATTatgaatattttttgttgtcTCACCTTTAGTGGATGTAAGACCTTTATTTAAACGAAAAGTCTTAAAGAGAAAAGCTGATTGTTGCAGAGATTCAAGATCAGAAGgatcaatattattattgtaaacatCACACGTGGAGGTTAAATGCctattaaaaacatcacatatttcctctttagaactTACAATAAATCCAATAAAATCTTGGTTGGTAATATATGAATATTTGGTTCTGAGATGGATCTTACTGTCCCCCAGAACTTTGCCTGATTTCCATGACTCTCGATCAGAGCAGACACGTAGTATGACGTTTTAcaacttcacacatgtgtcctgtgctcaggtctagaaccaggaagtacttcacacacgtgtcctgtggctcctgtggctcctgtggctcctgtggctcctgtggctcagagactttaaagcagctctgtgtgaacaagtctctccatggaccagcaccaaagaacatctcccacatgagccacatgaaccatctcacatgaggaggacttcagggaccggcctcctgctggtcccagagtcaggactaaacatggagaatcagtgtttcagttttctgcagctaaaacctggaacattcttcctgaagatgtgagacagactctactttgacaatgtttaaatccaggctcagttctgtttctctgtgcagatgactgaaagggttttattctgcctcttctgttttaatgttaattttatgatgattatttgtgattatttatgttttgatttgtgtgattttaatttctttcatATTCGGTAAACACTTAGAAtgactttgtttatttatactgacagaactttgtgccagtttttgtttcatgtggacaggcacagtaattacagagatattaaccataaaccagctcaacaaatctgcaatgtGACAGTTAAACTGTAAACTCCACCTGAgagttctgacctgtctccagctcaggtgAACATGACCTATGACCTTCTCAAGTCTGATGGTGCGACACAtggtctcctcctctgtgtcattGTAGCTTGACTAccgccctggtttagtctttgtttggtcctgagttagacctggtttagtctttgtttggtcctgagttagacctggtttagtctttgtttggtcctgagttagacctggtttagtctttgtttggtcttgagttagacctgttttagtctttgtttggtcctgagttagacctggtttagtctttgtttggtcctgagttagacctggtttagtctttgtttggtcctgagttagacctggtttagtctttgtttggtcctgagttagacctggtttagtctttgtttggtcctgagttagacctggtttagtctttgtttggtcttgagttagacctgttttagtctttgtttggtcctgagttagacctggtttagtctttgtttggtcctgagttagacctggtttagtctttgtttggtcctgagttagacctggtttagtctttgtttggtcctgagttagacctggtttagtctttgtttggtcctgagttagacctggtttagtctttgtttggtcctgagttagacctggtttagtctttgtttggtcctgagttagacctggtttagtctttgtttggtcctgagttagacctggtttagtctttgtttggtcttgagttagacctgttttagtctttgtttggtcctgtgttagacctggtttagtctttgtttggtcctgagttagacctggtttagtctttgtttggtcctgagttagacctggtttagtctttgtttggtcctgagttagacctggtttagtctttgtttggtcctgagttagacctggtttagtctttgtttggtcctgtgttagacctggtttagtctttgtttggtcctgagttagacctggtttagtctttgtttggtcctgagttagacctggtttagtctttgtttggtcctgagttagacctggtttagtctttgtttggtcctgagttagacctggtttagtctttgtttggtcctgagttagacctggtttagtctttgtttggtcctgtgttagacctggtttagtctttgtttggtcctgagttagacctggtttagtctgtgtttggtcctgagttagacctggtttagtctttgtttggtcctgtgttagacctggtttagtctttgtttggtcctgagttagacctggtttagtctgtgtttggtcctgagttagacctggtttagtctttgtttggtcctgtgttagacctggtttagtctttgtttggtcctgagttagacctggtttagtctttgtttggtcctgagttagacctggtttagtcttgagttagacctggtttagtcgtgggttagacctggtttaatcttgagttagacctggtttagtctttgtttggtcctgtgttagacctggtttagtctttgtttggtcctgagttagacctggtttagtcttgagttagacctggtttagtcgtgggttagacctggtttaatcttgagttagacttggtttagtccttgtttagtcctggattagacctggtttagtcctggattagacctggtttagtcttgagtcagacctggtttagttctgggtctGTCGTAGTTTGAGGTGTGTCAGAGCTGTGTGGAGTTGGGAATTGACTCgttactcaatactgattccgataccacaatgataaataaaaacacattttctttagacaatagagtgtcattttcaacattaaatcaaagCAGTTTGTTTTAGATTatccgtcagtcgtccaggttccACACGGGTCCACGGGTGTGTActggtctgtgtgtcttatcctcgctctgatacagctcaggatcattctaaagttattcagaaaaggttcatttatgtcctgtgaatgtgactttttaatattgtttagtATTAAGTAAGAACGGGACAGGAGGCAATCTATTCTATAATCTATTAAATGGATTCAGATTAATAAATATGTCACTATATGGTATTTTTCCATTGGGTTGCCATGGTGTAACTATAACAATGTGGTTTTACATATTCATGCTCATCATTATTAATCACTTGACACACTGGGACGTGTAGTGGGagtaaatataaggcagtgtgacCCTCTGTCCACAGCCTCGGGTGAAACTCAACACTTCTGAGAGTTTATGTGTCATGCAGGTATTGCTCCATCTCACAACTGACATTTTAACttcaagtattttatttatttttacaagatGAATTCTGAAACAAATGCTACAGTTGTGACTATTGGGGGATATGTGGAAGTTGAAAAGTATAAATTTGCGTATTTTTTTACAATGCTTTTGGTTTATATCGTCATAATCTGCAGTAATGTCACTATTGTGTGTCTCATTTGGATCCACCAAAACCTCCATGAACCAATGTACATTTTCATTGCTGCTTTGCTGTGTAACTCTGTTCTCTTCAGCTCGGTCATCTACCCAAAAATGATGATCGACGTTTTATCTGAAAAGCAGGTTGTAACATATTCTGCGTGTATTGCTCAATGTTTCTTGTATTATTCTCTAAATGGCTCTGAATTTCTGCTTTTGGCGGCGATGGCGTATGATCGATTTGTGTCGATATGTAAACCGTTGCAATATCCAAATATAATGGGGAAAAGCACCGTTTATGGCTTTTTAGTTTTAGCTTGGCTGGTACCTAGCGTCCAAATATCTGTTCCCAATATACTAATTGCTAAAACCAAATTATGTAACCCAACTTTAAAGGGAATATATTGTAATAATTTAATCTATAAACTGCATTGTACCATGTCTAAAGCCATGTCTATCTATGGAGTGGTTGTATTGATCAATGTCGCAATTTTGCCTGTGTTTTTCATTCTGTTCACGTACGCTAAAATATTTGTGATCACTTATAGAAGCTGTAAAGAAGTGAGGAAAAAGGCAGCAGAGACGTGCTTGCCACATCTGTTTGTTTTGATCAATTTCTCGTGTTTGCTGACGTACGACGTGGTCACGGTGAAGCTGGAGTTTGACGTGTCAAAGACTGTCCGACTCATTATGACTTTACAAGTGGTGCTGTATCACCCACTTGTGAATCCAATCATTTATGGACTCAAAATGAAGGAAATCTCTAAGCATTTAAAAAGATTATTTACAatggaaaatgtaaaaatgattgaGTAATAGTTATCGGTTAAATTTGTGACGTAAATAAATATCTATTGAAATTGCACTTTGAACTGTTACACCATAGACTAGAGTAGTAGAATGTCCACTGCAATTAACAAAACGTCctcttttaattgaataaacctgctaaccctgtagtttagatgtctacaaacatgttctgaagtgtaTGGAATTCTTAATTTTGCATCTTCTCTTTTATTTTGAGGCTCATTGATCTGCTGCAGactctttattttacattattcattTGGAAACACAACCACATGTACAAATGCACTTTGCTTATAGTCTTTTCATAAGAATGATCCAAAATTAATCTGAAATATTAGCCTACTGAACTCGCCAATGCAACAAAAAATGGTCATAAATAGTTGTATCTATCCCTAATTTCAAAATATCAGAATACTGTGAAAATCAAGAATAGGCTCATGTGGTGAAAAGGGGGCGTGGTCTCAGTTAAAGATCTTATTGTGATGTATTTTCCTCATATAGGACTGCTGAATGGAACTTTAAggtgtttgaaaaaaataaaatcttgccCCAGTACTGAAATATAGaataataagtctgctgtgtactatctgtgtctaattatatagttttattatccaagaatcaggaaatgcactgttagcatgttaatTGCGAGctaccatgacagcaaaactccactctggtcactgaaagttgttaaatgttattgtaaactcattgttgtgaataattaggatgctcagattacataaaaataagtaagaaataactttggatcacttcaaactgtttaaaatgagcttaaATTTAGAACCACGTCACTCCCCTATTTCAGGAGTCATTTGCCAAATTTGCGTCACTCATGCTAGTCGTTATCTTGACTatgcatgtatattatattatttagttattttacaaaaaaatgatgCAATTTAGTACCGGGTCACTACCTTGTTTTAGGAGTCATTTGCCgaatttggttttgttcttcTCGTACTCCTCGTCATCGATGACTTTCACCTTGATGGTTTTactgaagaggaaaattgaaaagggaaaaagaagaagacaagGAAAcaaagtgaggagaggagagactggAAACAAGAAACATCAGttacaaaatcaggtacagaactttgataaatataaatgaaagaaTGGTGTGGGATTTTCTGATGTCAGTGTATGATGATATTTTAAATACTGCGCAAAGAAAAAGAACCAAGGGCCAGTCCTCACAGCAAGAACGCTAAAGTTTCTGTGAGTTTGAATCTTGGCCATGTAAAGTGCAGCTCCAGCTCTGCCTGTTTTGGCGTTTCTCAGTCTATGATCTGTGTTAGTGAATGTACCAGAAGCATGGCCAGCCTTGAATTGATACTACTACAATATGTTTAATGTTCATCGTGTCTTCAAGACCCACACTGATAGTAAATAAACTTCTGCGTTGGACATTCAGAGTCTCTCTTTCCTCGCCTGCCAAACTATCCTCTAAActatttttgcatttgttttttacagCCGTGTTTATTTTGATACATCGGGGCCATGCATTCTCTGATTGGTTTGTCCGTCTGTCCTAAGATCACGGTCCAAATTATTTTAGGAAAATCATGTAACCATCTTCACTGTGGTATAGAGGCCTGCAGCTGCCGGGATCCAGCATGTCTCtatgaaaatgttattactttgactGGAAGACTACAAATAGACAGACCTATCtctatggtgacaagcaggtttACTTATCACTTATtatagtggatttttttttaatgccaagaaatattaaataataatcaatatTTGGGCACATTTTTACCTCAGACTTCTTTTTTACTACCTTTCTCAATGGACGACCACAACGTTCAGTTTTGGGACCATTACTTTTCATCCTGTAGTCCACATCAAACACATCAGTGGTGACAGTGGATGTTAGCGCAGATTAGCAGATTTGTATCAGTTCGCAGTTTTGGCTACAGCAGTAATGACAGAATAAGGCCAACCGTACCTCTGGGCTCACGAGGTTTGtaaaagtccatccatccattttctttcgttTATCCAGGgtcgggttgcgggggcagcagtctaagcagggactcccagacttccctcaccccagacactcctccggtgggaccccaaggcgttcccaggccagcccagagacatagtccctacaGCATGTATTGGGTCTTCCCCGACACCTCCTTTCAGTGGGACATTCCTAGAGACCTAGGCATGTTCCTAGGGAGCATCTAAAACAGCTCTTCTCattgtggaggagcagcagctctactccgagctcctccactGTGACCAAGCTCcccaccctatctctaagggtgtgcccagccaccctgcggagaaaaatcattttggccgcttgtatccttGATCtcatcctttcggtcattacccagagctcatgaccataggtgagggcaggaatgtagactgaccagtaaactgagagcttcgcctttgggctcagctccttctttaccacaacgaactgatacagtgaccacatcactgcagacgctgcaccgatccgcctgtcaatctcccgctccatccttccctcactcgtgaacaagaccccgagatacttgaactcctccacttggggcagagactcaccacccacccggagagagcaaaccacctttttcaggtcaagaaccatggcctcggatttggaggagctgattctcatcccagacacttcacactcggctgcaaatggccccagtgcctgctgcaggtcctggctcgaagaagccatcaggacaacatcatctgcaaacagcagagatgaaatcctgtggttcccaaaccagaccccctccggcccctggctgcgcctagaaataaatataatgaacagaaccggtgacaaagggcagccctgagtccaacatgcaccgggaacaggtctgacttactgtcgtcaatgaacacagctcctgctccggtcatacagggaccggacagcccttagcaaagagccccggaccccatactcccagagcacctccCAGGGTGGGAAACACCtgcaaaggtagtggagaatgattgagGTAAAATTCTGTGTGacttcagatacagactgacaggaCGGTGATgaaccaactggacattgtggtggtggataaacagagcaaagccgttgtggtgaaCATCGCagaaccaagtgatgggaacatcaggaaaaaggaccATGAGAAACTGGAGAAATACCAAGGGCTCAGAGAAGAGcgggagaaggcctggaaggtgaaggcgtcagtggtgcccgtggtcatcggacactcggggcagtgaccctcAAACTGAAggaggctacagcagatcccaggagaaacatcagacatctcagtccagaaaagtgcaatttaatgtatttaatgaaTAGACacactttattgtttttgtggatATAGACACAGCAAATCGGACACACCAATGGCATATTGCACTACAGGCAATAAAAATCTCTTTAAATATTCTAGATTGCAGCAAATAACAACCATTTTGTATTGAACATTTCAGCCTGCTGAACTTAATCTTCTATTgttcacattttgtgcattctgtggttattttgttttgtgatgGCAGGATAATGAGTTATCTCCACCACAGCCATTAAACTaattcaaaaatacaacaaagagGTGGTTATTTTCCCTGTAGctctgatgtgagtgatgtaaCCACATAATCAGCAAACAACACACTTGTGGCTGTCCATTGAGAATAACAGGCTGATAAAAGTCACTTATACTGTCTCACTGTCCAGTCACTGTGCGCTGATAGGGCAGGAATAATGGATTCTAACGCTAACACCTCTCTTATAACTCTCGATGGATACGTGGGTATAGAACAATACAGGGCACTTTATTTCATCGTCATGTTTACAGCTTATGTCATTGTCATCTGCAGTAATGTCACTATCATCTGTCTCATTTGGATCCACAAAAACCTGCATGAACCCATGTACTTTTTCATTGCTGCTTTGTTGTGTAACTCTGTTCTCTTCAGCTCAGTCACCTACCCAAAAATGATGCTTGAAATTTTGTCTGAAAAGCAGGTTGTGTCTTACTCCATGTgtcttttacaatattttttcttttatgcttTGATCGGGTCTGAATTTTTGTTGCTAACTGCGATGGCATACGACCGGTACCTGGCTATCTGTAAACCTCTGCATTATTCAGCTACAATGAAGAAAGCCACAGTAATCAAACTAATAGTGTTTGCGTGGGTCATGCCTTTTTGTCTACTGTCAGTACCAACAATAGTGAACCGCAATAAAAAACTTTGCAATTTAGTTTTTGAAGGCATAATATGTAACAGCACTATTTATCGGCTGCACTGTGCTAACGCAggttttttgaatattttgggGTTGCTTGTTTTGATAAATCTCTGTTTTTTCCCTGTACTTTTCGAATGCTTCACGTATGCAAGGATATTTATAATCGCGAACAGCAGAGGGGCAGTGGTGAGGAGGAAGGCTGTGCAGACTTGCCTGCCACATTTACTGGTTTTGATCAATCTAACTTGCTCAGCTACGTACGATGTTCTTTTGGTCAGAATTCAAACTGTTTTTCCGAAGACAGTGCGGTTAACTATGACTTTTCAGATGGTTCTGTATCACCCACTGTTTCATCCTATTATATATGGacttaaaatgaaagaaatatccaaacaccTCAAAAAGCTTTTCCGAATTGGGAAAAAAGAATCAACCTAAGTATTCCTGGGTTGCagatcacaatattctataggGCAATAGTATTTAATATAAAAGGGAGCAGCTAAAATTTGTATTGTTGAATTACAGATTTTGCTGTAATACAAGAAATAGAAATCAGTACAATAGAAATCATCAGGTTAAACAAGGAATCAACCAATCAGGAACAGACtattttatccaatcagagactTTGCCTGGTGAGAATGATTTGGAAAAAACAACTTCCTGTGACTATCCCAGACATTATTTAATCTGTCACGGTTCAACAACAGAGTGAAGGGAATAAGTGTGCAGGGTAACACTGATCTGATTAGTCTGATTGTGTTTCTCTGTAAATCATTTTTTGTATACAACTCACATGGCAACAATGAAAAAGTGATGCATTATGTGAACAGGGGCCACCTGCCTCTATCGCAATGAATCATTAAACTTCACTGTGAGACAAGAAAAACAGACTATGAGCCTCTGTTATCATCCCAGGTGTCAgacttttgcatatttattcacTCATATGAGCAAAACTGCCCTGCATCTGTTTGGCACATGAGCAAGAGTTTGACAAACGAGGTCCTGTGAGAGTTTGTtcccaaaaaagaaaaaaaaaaaaatttgttgttttctttgtatttataAAGTTATGGTAACTTTTGTGAGGTTGAATGTGATTTGAAAACTAGCATCACTATGTACTCAGTTATACagcaaaatcacaataaaaaatactaatatGTATTCCAAACTGACtctaaattaaaggtgcactgtgtaacttttctgatggagtgtcCCACATCTGATTCTTTCCAtgaatgttactgctttgtcctGAACGTTCCACAATAAGACCTTAAACGTCACATCTCATGGAGGTGGATATTTGCCTCCGTAGCAGGA
This region includes:
- the LOC117388990 gene encoding olfactory receptor 6N2-like, with protein sequence MDSNANTSLITLDGYVGIEQYRALYFIVMFTAYVIVICSNVTIICLIWIHKNLHEPMYFFIAALLCNSVLFSSVTYPKMMLEILSEKQVVSYSMCLLQYFFFYALIGSEFLLLTAMAYDRYLAICKPLHYSATMKKATVIKLIVFAWVMPFCLLSVPTIVNRNKKLCNLVFEGIICNSTIYRLHCANAGFLNILGLLVLINLCFFPVLFECFTYARIFIIANSRGAVVRRKAVQTCLPHLLVLINLTCSATYDVLLVRIQTVFPKTVRLTMTFQMVLYHPLFHPIIYGLKMKEISKHLKKLFRIGKKEST
- the LOC117388989 gene encoding olfactory receptor 11A1-like → MNSETNATVVTIGGYVEVEKYKFAYFFTMLLVYIVIICSNVTIVCLIWIHQNLHEPMYIFIAALLCNSVLFSSVIYPKMMIDVLSEKQVVTYSACIAQCFLYYSLNGSEFLLLAAMAYDRFVSICKPLQYPNIMGKSTVYGFLVLAWLVPSVQISVPNILIAKTKLCNPTLKGIYCNNLIYKLHCTMSKAMSIYGVVVLINVAILPVFFILFTYAKIFVITYRSCKEVRKKAAETCLPHLFVLINFSCLLTYDVVTVKLEFDVSKTVRLIMTLQVVLYHPLVNPIIYGLKMKEISKHLKRLFTMENVKMIE